The genomic window gttcccaaggtcctatgttcccagggtcctaagttcccagggtcctaagttcccaaggtcctatggtcccagggttctatgttccaaaggacctatgttcccagggttcttTGTTCCCAAGGCCATATTTTCACAGGGTTTTAAGTTTCCAAGGTCCTGTGATCCCAGGGTCCCATGTATCCAGAATCCTATGTTTGAAAGGTCCTATGCTCCCACTGTCCTACATTCCCAAGGCCCAATGTTCCCAGTGTTCTaagttcccagggtcctatgtacCCACGGTTTTATATTCCCAATTTCAATATTCTGTTTACACACATTAACCGTCCTACTCTCTTGAGGTCAAATTTGACCCATTCCAAGTGAAAATATTTCATAAATGAACTAACCTGATCCAAAATTTCTTTCCTAATCTTAATCTGTTTGGAACTGGCAATAGTCAACTACTATTGATTTTGATTACTCTAAAAggtttaataatttttttaagaactattttccccttttttcatcttttgtttttttttctctcttgttaTTGGTTAATTAGGTAGCTGACTAGTCTTACTATCGCAAATTTAGGGCTGAACTATGTTTGGAAGTTGTCCTCCATACAAACAGATTAACTACTGAGGCACCCTGGTGGCTCACAGGGTAGACCCCTACCATTAAGGCCGAATCCAGTGCAACATTGCTCAGAGTCATGATGATAGTCTGCTCAGCAGGGCAGGGGAACATCTTTTTCCCATCATTTTTTATATACAgctggggaacataggacctggGAGAGGAAGATAGAAATGAACCAGTGTTGGGAGCATGTTTGCCATCTTAGTTTGTCATATTAAGCCAGCATTTGCTAACTAGTGCTACTGTCTTCAGCATTTATTGGAAGTTTTTAGCACACATAAGCATGGTGTGTTTAGCATAATGATAGCTGTGCATCTACATGGATAGTGAGGACAATGGAAGACGATACAATGCCTCAATAAAGATATTTACCAGGTCTAATTTCGCCTCTAAAGAATATTATACTTGAAAGATaacttttgtgaagatcagatcATGACTGTGGTACACACTCATAAGACTGTGTATAAAATTTCAAGATAGACATGCATCAATGTCAGCCTGGACAGTTTGTAATTTTTCCCTCTTCTTGAAATcttttggataaaaaaaaaaaactacaacaatTTAAAGGTGAGGTACAACTAAGTTAATACACACATCAGAgacaatgacatcatcaaaacagAAGTAGACTTATATGCCCCCAGCTTACATTACATGAGGTGTTACATATGATAAAAAGGGTATTTAAACGGCTTTACCAAAGGCAGAAATGATGAGATGGACAAAGATCCCTGCAGGTCATCTGAGGGGACTGCAGCaataaattaagtttatttgtgtgtgtgacttgtGGCTGTATTAATAGCAGTGTTTACCTGCGCCCTCTGTGAAATTAGTCCTTCAGCCTCTctaaatggaaaaaaactgaTTACGTTCACAAACAAAGCATCAATTGCAGCTAAGACATAAATTTAAAGCCTGAGTGAGCAACCACGCATGATGTAAATCCACTTACTAGCGTAGTATTCATCATCATAATTACACCCTACAGTCCCAAACAAAAACACTCCTAAGGTCAGGTAATGATCAAGGATGTAACATAACCAATAGCTGCTtggaatatatatttattaaaagcattttaatatCTATAACAGCCAACAGTGAGGGGCAGCAGACAGGAAGCTTACTGATGAGCCACAAAAGTCTTGAGATTATTTAAATGTAAGGATAAATGAGAATGCAattgtgtctgttttatgttgttgGCAGAGCAGTCAGTTTGCATGACCCTTTAGCGCCATCTAGTGATTAATCCAGGTAGGCTGCCCTTAAGACACAAAACAGTAACTGAGCAaaatcacagtctgtttttgtgAAGTAACATACCTTTATTGTGCCTCTTGGCTACTTGCttactttacttttactttatttcaccAGGATAATCCACTCAGTATCACCACAGCCCAAGGAGTCCTGCAAACATAACAAATAACTCAATAATTCATTAAAAACAGTTGGTACAATTTGTTGATTAAGTCTGTTGGACCTCTCTGTCATGTCTTTGGAATTTAGGTGTTTCTATCTTGaatatattttcaataaaaggCATACTTAATGCAAATTGGTCTCATGGATTTGCAAGTGTCTTACTGTTTGGGTACATGCCAACTCCCTTATTTCTTGGACTGCTGTTGTGTCTCCCTTCCTCAGTGCCAAATGCATGCTGGCAGAGTCTCCAGCCACCTGTTACCCTGTatagacaaaataaataaagaaaacgtcATTTAATTCTGCCCATATTCTCAATGTAATGCATCCATTTGTTTGGCTTCTCAGCGTGTTCCTCAGTTAGTCACACTGAAAAAGTAAACTCATTATAAGACTAGTGAAACTTTGATGTGCTGTATGTTTTCCTGTCTCGGTGGATTTAGTCATGTGGAATATGCTGCATGGAGAGTGGGAGTATGAACTGAGCTGCCCTCTGGGAGCCATAGAACACCTACATGTATCCCTGTGCTgcttatatttacatacatatcTATAAATTTATGGACAAACACACTGTTTGACAAATAAGAAATATGCAGTTGTATAATGTAAACAAATCCAACACAATAGAACTCCACTAAATTCTACAAATCATATGTCTGTTGTGAGATTTGTATTTAGTATAAGTGAATTTTTGCTCTGCTTATTCTGTAAAAGAGAAGTTCACTGGTTTGATTCAATCTCATCTTTTACTCCAATAAATCAATCGCAGAAAATAATTGTTGACTGAACAGAGGTTTATGAAGCACAGGTCCTGTGATATATAATTGGTCCCAGCGGCGGCACCATATGGTGGTTTAATCCAGACCTCTTTGATCACTGACCTGGCAAgctatttttcagtttttgcacatttttggACACCTCTGCAGGAATGCAAAATGCACTCCAAGAAGATAAATGGAATCCACAGATCAGTATGGACAACCaaagaaaccttttttttttcctgcagtgaaaagaaaaaaaaaatacatatacaacataaaacaaactgCTTGATTGAAATCAAACAATCAGGTAGATCaactgtgaaaaataatttgtgtgtgtatatgtgtgtgggtAGGAAAGACATACTTAGCCTTTGGAATGTGGCAGATTTTGGAAATATTGGAAAAATAATGGTCTAAAACACCTTTAAATACAGTTTTGGTCATATTTTAAATTTGGATTTCAAACAAGAATTTAAAAACCAGCCTTGAAATAATGCCAAAACTGCAAATATAAAAGAAACTTACATTCAGTAGCGGAAAATAattaagtatatttactcaaatACCAGCAATACTTGAGTATTTATATTTTGTGCTACTTTGTATTCAACTTAAGTGCATTTCAGAAGgaaatatttactttttacaCCACTTATGTAAGAGCTTCAGTTACttagcagaaaaaaatgtattttaaatgtatgtatatactgCACTGTACATGTGTATGCATATGTGTATATGTCTGTATGCCAGGATGGTTGCTTATGACTGACTTTTAAGttggatgttttttgtttttgtttttcccttaATTGACTGTAAATCCTCTCATATCACATCAGCTGTATTTTTGTATGAAGTCAATATGttagaatatacagtacaggccaaaagtttggacacaccttctcattcaatgcgttttctttattttcatgactatttacattgtagattctcactgaaggcatcaaaactatgaatgaacacatgtggagttatgtacttaacaaaaaaaggtgaaataactgaaaacatgttttatattctagtttcttcaaaatagccaccctttgctctgattactgctttgcacactcttggcattctctccatgagcttcaagaggtagtcacctgaaatggtttccacttcacaggtgtgccttatcagggttaattagtggaatttcttgctttatcaatggggttgggaccatcagttgtgttgtgcagaagtcaggttaatacacagccgacagccctattggacaactgttaaaattcatattatggcaagaaccaatcagctaactaaagaaaaacgagtgaccatcattactttaagaaatgaaggtcagtcagtccggaaaattgcaaaactttaaatgtgtccccaagtggagtcgcaaaaaccatcaagcgctacaacgaaactggcacacatgaggaccgacccaggaaaggaagaccaagagtcacctctgcttctgaggataagttcatccgagtcaccagcctcagaaatcgcaagttaacagcagctcagatcagagaccagatgaatgccacacagagttctagcagcagacccatctctagaacaactgttaagaggagactgcgccaatcaggccttcatggtcaaatagctgctaggaaaccactgctaaggagaggcaacaagcagaagagatttgtttgggccaagaaacacaaggaatgcacattagaccagtggaaatctgtgctttggtctgatgagtccaaatttgagatctttggttccaaccgccgtgtctttgtgagacgcagaaaaggtgaacggatggattccacatgcctggttcccactgtgaagcatggaggaggaggtgtgatggtgtgggggtgttttgctggtgacactgttggggatttattcaaaattgaaggcacactgaaccagcatggctaccacagcatcctgcagcgacatgccatcccatccggtttgcgtttagttggacgatcatttatttttcaacaggacaatgaccccaaacacacctccaggctgtgtaagggctatttgaccaagaaggagagtgatggagtgctgcggcagatgacctggcctccacagtcaccggacctgaacccaatcgagacggtttggggtgagctggaccgcagagtgaaggcaaaggggccaacaagtgctaaacacctctgggaactccttcaagactgttggaaaaccatttcaggtgactacctcttgaagctcatggagagaatgccaagagtgtgcaaagcagtaatcagagcaaagggtggctattttgaagaaactagaatataaaacatgttttcagttatttcacctttttttgttaagtacataactccacatgtgttcattcatagttctgatgccttcagtgagaatctacaatgtaaatagtcatgaaaataaagaaaacgcattgaatgagaaggtgtgtccaaacttttggcctgtactgtatatatatatatatatatatatatatatatatatatatatatatatatatatatatatatatatatatatatatatatatataactccACATGTATATCGTTGCAACCTTAAATAcaggtttcaaggtataccgtgatatgtaaattgatggttatcatactgtgtacattcTGTTATCTACGAAAATGCAATTGGATGTAGAATCTCTCCTTTATTACAGTTATTTAGTTTCCCATAGGGGAGACTTTTTAGACATCCATTAACAAGATGGTtccaagtttcaattatagcaataaaacatttgttcaaccaacaaaaaccctttgttcattcattttcattcctttcagAGTTGTTTAggtaaaaatgtatatatatattatcatcaaataaaatatattttgttgtaTATTTTGTCATAGATTAATCTGTAAACTACAATGACCAGCTACAACATTAAATATGAAATCAGTGACATTAATCCAATACTATGAAATATAATGATATAACTTATGAGTATTTTTGCTATTGATAAGCTGctacttttctgtatttttccttAAAAGTTTGAATGCAATACTTTTACTTGAAATGAAGTATTTTTAACCTGTTatactgtttctttttcttcagtaaaaaatctgaatatttcTTCACCAAGAGCTAAAGAGCTAAATACAGAAGTCCCTGCAGAGTCCTGTTGTTTTCAAGTCAAAGTATATCCATGCTGACAGCTACTGAAGGTTAAGGACACCTTTTGAGGAGCTAAACTTGGCAGCAATGACAGAGCTTTGTCAACATGTCTGAAAGCAAAGTTAAACCCCATGTTTGCATCAGTCAAAAACATTTCCCAGTATCATCTCCTTAAAAGGATGTCTCGTTTGGAGCGATATAAAACCTGCTGTTTAATATTATAAAACccaaatgtgaaaatattaatttaagtgATGGTGAAACTGCTAAACAAAGCTTTTATGGAAAATAGCTGtacaaaaacaagaataaaagaGCATTAAAATAACTTATAAATACACAACATTCAGTCTAGATGCTTTAATTTTTACAGTCATGACGTCTGCTCTGTACGTGCTACGTCACAATCCTGCGTCAGTCTAGAATGTAAACACTCCCCGCTCGCGctccctgcagcagcagcttcctCAGTGAGAGTTTGCCGAGTTAGCTAACATGTTCCAGCGTGTAATATTTCACCAGCGAAAGGTTTCCATTTTAGGTTATTGCTGTTAATAATACGAGCAGATATCAGATGATGTTATAAAATCTTTTTTGGGGCTTTACAGGACCGCTTCACATTACTGTCCTGAAGCTAATCTTAGCTagttttagctagctagcgcaGTAAAGTAAAGTTTGCTTCCTTTGCTGAGGGATAGGACGCAACATTACGgtagatttatatttttatgttaaaaagtCACCGTGCTTTGTGCTGAAATGGTGCTTTCTTTGGTGAGGCTTTGTGCTAAGGAGGTGGTGAGTGACCACAGCTCGTCACCCTGCTGGCTGAGGTGGGTTCCCCGGGAGCTGTACAGACCGCTGCTGGAGGCCTCCTTCACCAGCTGTAGACCGCTGGCTGTGAACGAGCTGGTGCAGAGGTGGCCTGAACGCACCCTGCGTGTCGGCGGAAGGAGGAAACAGGGGCAAACTTCGCCAAATCGACTCTGCATCCAGGCTTTGCTACTTGCAGTAGTCAGAGGGCTGTCGGACCAAAGGTAGGAAGTAGCTTGTTAGTCTAGTTACAGTGTTTGGATCATGATCTGTAGCCTTTGGGttacatttaaaacccattcCGCTTTTCTAGGTGTGCGCTGCAACTTCTTGACCTCTGTGGGCTGCAAGGAGATGAAGGAGGGACGGGAGACCCCATGGGAGGCTGGTCTCTGACTGTAGCTCTGTGCACCATGGTGGTTCAGGCCAGAGCTGGagcacagagggcacagagggagaggaagaggttcTCAGCTCtggagagagaggggacagCGGAAGAAGGGAAAGGAAACAAATGTTGAGGGGAATGACAGAGAGAGCATGGGGTCATGTGGGACCCTGAGCGAAGAGGAGCTGGCTAAGGGTGtcaggaggaggatggaggcagagaggaaaacAGGGACTGTAGTGACAGGTGTGGGAGGCAGTAGAAAGGAGACAGATGAAAAAGAAGTAAATAGTGATGTGGTGGTGCATGTGAGAGCTGATCTTTTTGTAAACGCTCGATCCTGGGAGCGTGTTCGTGGGGCTCTGAACACTCAGGGGCCCCTCAAGCTTCAGTGCAGATATCTACGTGTGGAAGAGATTTCAGTTTCTAGTATCAAGACTCTGCTAGGCCTCCTGCCTCCGCAGGGTCTTCTGGGCATTGATGTCCGCTACAGCAGCCTTGGGGTGGCTGGTTTGGCTGAGCTgctccctctgctctccacctTCCCTGCACTGAACTCTCTTCGCCTGCACTACTGTAACTTGGATTTTCGCAGAGACCACGCTGGCCAGGAAGAGACCCTGAGGGAGTTATGTCAGGGGCTGACACAGCTGCGAGAACTGAGGCGCCTCAGCCTCACTGCGCTGCGCCTGCCTGGACAACTGCGTGTGTTGCTTAGGTATGGCCTGATCCCCAATTACTCGCATGTTGTCCTGTGACTTTGTACCTAAACCTTGAGCTCAGTAAATAACACAGTATGATAGTgtcctttttttaaagttgaaattaatcaGTCATAGTCCTAATCCTAACTTCTCAAATTGAAATTGCACTTTCCAAAAACTGGAGACCTATTTTAATCTTTTTGTTAAGACAAATCTGTCCAAACTAACAGTCATATTTAGAATGATGAGATTAAAAACAACACTATCAGACCTCTATAATGAATATTTGAATTGAATAATAAATATGATTTACatgttctgtctgtgttttgtgttcCAGCTCTCTGCCTCAGCCTCTAGAGATACTGGAGCTGCCCTATTTGAGCCTGAGCCCTGCCGACCTCGCCTATCTGTCCTGCAGTCATCATGCTTCcacactgcagcagctggaTCTAAGTGAGAACCGTCTGGATGAGAACACCCTGACCTCCATTCGCCGCCTCCTCTCCCAGGCTTCTACTAGCCTGCAGCACCTCTCCTTAAGTGGCTGTGGCCTGACTGATAGCCTGCTGAGACTCTTGCTGCCCTCGCTGGGAGGCTGCAGGACCCTCAAGAGCTTGGCCTTGGCCCTGAACCCACTCTCCATTGCTGGCCTCATGGACCTGGTTAGGATGGCTGTGAGAATGCCCTCTCTCCGTCAGTTACTGTACCCCAACCCCCTTGAGGACTACCAGCCGGGCCTCCCTGACCTGCCCTCAAGTGCTCAGCTTTTAGACTGGCCGCtggatgaagccacagacatcAACATTACCAGCAGCCAGCTCAACAGGGTGCTGATAGACAGCGGGCGCTCTGACCTCTTTCTGACATGCGACCTGCTCAATTATGATAAAGACTTGGTGGACTAGGGCAGAAGTGAAGTGAAGGATACAGGTGCTTTTTAGTTCCTTACCAGCATACGCCCACACAATGTACATACACCTGACAATCAAAATGTCACCCTAATAACGGTCTAGTATTACATgatcttttttatctttttttttgacacCATCTGTCTCATGTGACGGTCTTATAAGCCAGAATTAACAGTGATGGTGGGGTTAGGGGGAAGTCAGTGGGCCTTTCCCATCTCTTGATTTTGTGCCTCCTTGTCTCCTCTGACTTGTGACCTGAAAAATTATCTCAGCACTCCATTTTGAAGTACGTGCCAGGTCCTAAAATGCATCTAGAAGAGCGAGGAGGCTTGCCGAAGGACGGCACGACTTTTTGGCGCCTGCAGTATGTATAAGGGACATGAAGCACAGCTGATGATGCAGCCGTGCCACATGTCATATTTAATTGGTGTGGCTTTAAAATAACGGCTTTGAATCACTGCCTCATTTTGTTACATGCCTTTTTCCTTTGACTCCTCTCTCCTTTTGTCTCTTCCTTGCCTCCTCTGCTTGCAACTCAGATGTAAGACTAAGATGCAAGGAGAGGAGGCGAGGAAATAATAGAGCATGCATGAATTGAGAAATGGGGAAGGCCTGTTGTATTGCCAAAGCAATAGGTTATTGTTGTTGTGAGGTAAGGTTTGCTCCTCTGGGGATGTTGGGAATGCAGTATTTATTATTTGTTGGCCAGACAAAAGGACACAGAGGTGACCACATACAAAAACCTTTACTCCTTATTATTAAGCCATGCTTCAGTAAAACGGAAGTATACTACTTTAAATCGTTAACTTGTTGACTGATTGAAATTAAATTCTTGCATATGCTGGTTTTGTACCAAACATGACTTAATGCTTTATAATCAGGTTAACAGGAAAGCTGGGATACAAAGATCCCTCTGGTTGGAGATTAGAGGCTGTCTGCCCTCGTGCCTTTACAACCATCACCAGTATTTTCTTTATACAAGCCATTCACTCAGAATCAGTGTTTGGACAGCTACTACATACTACGCTTCGACAACCAAAACTACAACTTTGACAGTGGTTTCTTTTTATAATGTAACAGGAAATGAATGTAACAACAAAATACTTAAATGCATACCAGTTATTTGATTGTTTTCCATACAGTAATGTACTTTGTCTTTGTGCTGATCTAATTTAcatatttgtcatattgtatTTCTTGAGCGTTTGTTTTGAATTGTCCAGGACATTTCTTGTATTCACAcagcttgtttatcaaaaagtATCACCGTCATCAGGAAACGCGTGTACCAAATCAACCTTGTACCACATGAATGCGTTTACATACTGTAAGTcactgaataaatcagtcaTAACACAAAGTTTAAAGAGTCATTTAATTGTCAAAAAGAACATATTTCAGACCAATGTTTATTATATGGCTACTCAGGTGTTAATGGCAGTGTTACAGACTAAGAGGCATCATCTGTAGTACTCTACGTACGACTGCTGCGGAATGAAGTAGCGGCGAGGTGAGACCTTCACCCAGTCCTCGTCTGAGTAGATGTGAAAGGGGAGAAGAGTGACCCGAGCAAACGGCAAAGAGATGAATTTGGGGCAGTGCATGAGGACGGGACGGTTTCTCAGTGGAGGCAGAATTAATCCTGTATGGTAAGATGCAGCAGATGTTATAAACCAGTTAATATCTATAATCAAGTGCTTAAGTACAGTGAAATCTCACCTGGTGGCCTCCATATTCTGGCCATGCTGTAAGTCTCTCCTTGATGAAGGATTGGTTGAGAACTActgcacaaacagacagaatatataaatacagtgtTAGCCCACCTTTAAACTACCACATGTACCGTTTGACTTTACATACCAGTCACACAGCGGCAAAAGGACAGTGTCTCCGCAACCAGCAAGTGCAACACATCGGGCCTCTctgtgctcctctttttggacaGAGCAGAAATAATTCAGCACGTCCACCATGCTGAAGGTTAATGGCTTCTTCTTTGCTGTACTGAGGCACAGATACCTGTTACTTTCCTGGTGGcgtggaaagagagagggagaaagcagTTAATCACTTACAGTAGCAAGCCAAAACCTGCCATGACACCAGCAGCCATGCCGGTCAACAACACTGTGACATGCTCTCGTGCATTCCTTTTTGAGAGGAGTTAAGGTCACTGTAAGGGACATCAGAAGCAGTGAAGAGCTGATTAACGGAGGGAGAGCCTCTCAGTTTTCAAACACCTGTTCTGTGCTTTTGTCACActcaaaaatattttgatgGATGGTGGTGATGACTGACAGATTCTTTTCAGATTCAAAACACGATCAAAGA from Epinephelus lanceolatus isolate andai-2023 chromosome 20, ASM4190304v1, whole genome shotgun sequence includes these protein-coding regions:
- the LOC117264293 gene encoding LOW QUALITY PROTEIN: leucine-rich repeat-containing protein 14 (The sequence of the model RefSeq protein was modified relative to this genomic sequence to represent the inferred CDS: inserted 2 bases in 1 codon); translated protein: MVLSLVRLCAKEVVSDHSSSPCWLRWVPRELYRPLLEASFTSCRPLAVNELVQRWPERTLRVGGRRKQGQTSPNRLCIQALLLAVVRGLSDQRCALQLLDLCGLQGDEGGTGDPMGGWSLTVALCTMVVQARAGAQRAQRERKRFSALEREGXQRKKGKETNVEGNDRESMGSCGTLSEEELAKGVRRRMEAERKTGTVVTGVGGSRKETDEKEVNSDVVVHVRADLFVNARSWERVRGALNTQGPLKLQCRYLRVEEISVSSIKTLLGLLPPQGLLGIDVRYSSLGVAGLAELLPLLSTFPALNSLRLHYCNLDFRRDHAGQEETLRELCQGLTQLRELRRLSLTALRLPGQLRVLLSSLPQPLEILELPYLSLSPADLAYLSCSHHASTLQQLDLSENRLDENTLTSIRRLLSQASTSLQHLSLSGCGLTDSLLRLLLPSLGGCRTLKSLALALNPLSIAGLMDLVRMAVRMPSLRQLLYPNPLEDYQPGLPDLPSSAQLLDWPLDEATDINITSSQLNRVLIDSGRSDLFLTCDLLNYDKDLVD